The Apium graveolens cultivar Ventura chromosome 3, ASM990537v1, whole genome shotgun sequence sequence ACTGTAACTTTGATTCGTGCATGAGATATTAAGTGGGTGTGAGGTCTCTTCATTAAAACTGGCTCTTTGTGGTTGCCAATAGAGGCAGAGTAATTATTTAGTATGTTTGAGGATAATTAAACAGGGTAACGTGCCTCAATATTGACTTGTTTGCATACAGTGACATGTAATTGTGCACTTTCttctgtaaaatattattaaGGAATGTAATTGAAAATTAAACCCAATCACTTTGATATTCTTACTATAAATGTAAGGTTTTCATATGTAGTACCAAAACATAATTGAAAGATTTACTGGTTTTTTGCACTTAATTGATAAATTTGCAATGTAAAAAGAAGGATAACTGATACTTGTCATTATGATTAACCGTTATAGAAGTGCCATTTGCCTAATTTgtatgatttaattttttttacaattttggaTAGTACATTATAATATTATTACCGTCTTTTTTAAAGTCAGGAAATCCATGAATAATCTTTAGTGGCAGGGGTTAATTTATTgatttttatttcaaatttatttaataGAATTATATAGCTATTACATAAAGAAATTTGATTAATAATTTACTATTGTAATCCGGAATATAGTACAAAATGTCTTAAATGCTAAagataaaaatatttaaattagtgAACATAACAAACTGGAACTTATAACATTCAAGTAAATAGGTATGTAAGTAAACTCAAATACCATTTCCTATTCACCACATACATTGACTAAACTGGAGAATGTAGTCATCGTCTTAGTGTAGTTGCTGTAAGCTGATTGTTCAATTAGGAAAATTAGTTATTCTCTGAAATTTCTTCTATATGAAAGGTGGATGTCGATGCCTTCATGAAGAcagaaaaataagaattttaaaTCTGAATACATAAAGTAAAATTTGTAAAATAGTATTAAAGAAAGGAAAATTACCTCCGCTAGAGATTCTTCTATAGGTTTGGGCTGCTCTTCATCTGTGCCGTCGGACAAATAGTCTTTTGGTATGATGTCTTCTGCCACCAAAACTGAGTTTATAGGATTAATGTTATCTTCTTTGATTGATAGTTGGAATCTATAAGTCTGGTCCTCGACTTTCTTCAAGAGCTTCTCAAGTTCGGGTCCATCGTACTGCATTACAAGTATTAATATTCTTCTACGAAAAATTTATAAATAGAAACTATTAGATTATGTTATACCGGGTCGAATAGGTTATTTGCGTTTGCTTTGTATAGTTTCTGACCTGCTACATTGCCAACTTTAATTTCAACCTTTCTGGTGTCATCAATACACAATAAAGAAATTTTAAACCTACAAAAAATAATTAGTACAGTAAGATAATATAAAATTCCAAATCATAagaattaaatttatttttggaaGACATATTCAACATACCATTTAAGGGGGTACGGAACCTCTCTACCAATGCATTTGCAAAGTTGCAAGTTATCAACAGAATAAGTATCCTCATAGCAGGATGTGCATATGTTTCTAACCATTGCGTAGTTTGCAGAACAGTAGACACGGTAAGATCACATAAAAACTCCTTCTGTTGATAAGGCATATAAATTTAGAACTTAGTTAcgaaaaataaatttaaaaattattgcTGGTAGTATTTACCTCAGCTGAACTAAGATTGTAATTCATAATTTCTTCAACCGCAATGACCTTCAATTCTGGTTTTTTCCCTAATAAGTATTGTTGGTTCTTATAGTTTGGATCTTTCATCCTTAATGTCAAATAAAGCAATAAAATTGTTAAATACATATTTATGATTTTGTAATGTTTACATTGTTGGTGAAGTTAATTTGACATACATGTTGCGCATATCATGGACACTATGGTGGTTGCTATTAATGTGAAATGATGTTGCTCTTATGTTTGAAATATCAACATCCCCTGCATAATAATCATTGTCATTGCTAAACCAAATAATATCGTATTATGCACTGATATGTTACATTACCTTGCCACTCTGTTACTCTACCACAACCAACTATAAGAATAAGAGGTTCCTCAAACTTCTCCTTAAGAGCCTCCTCAAAGGACTCAGCAAATGTATCCCAGAAAGTTACTCTGATTGTTGTCTTCCCATCTGAAATATGAAACTTCATTTGGGTTTGGGGATTGCCTAATTTGTTTTTAAATCTTGCAAGAGTAAGCTCTGGTTCTTGAATAATACCAACTACATCTGAAAAACATTTACAaatattagtatatatatatggaaaTTGAAGGTAAATTTATATAATAGGGGCAAGCTATTTCCCTTACCGGCAAGGTATGTAGTCTGCTTGGCAAGCTGCTGGAGATCCGCAAGATCATAGAAATCAAAGACCATTTTATCAATGTAAACGTTGCTCTGTTCAAGTGGTCTAACTTTGGTATCGTTTGAAAACGCAATGTGAATTGGTTGGACTATGGGTCTAAATTTTTCATCTTCCTTATAATCTTTGACAGTAAAATTCTGGAAGGTGTATATGTCTCCTACTTCTAAGGCATGCTCAAAAACTTCAGACACTGAAGCTGGAActtttgcatggatcctgcacCTCTGTTTggttatttataaaaaaattagatcATATGAAATTGTAGCATAACATGGTACTTGTAAACAATTAAAATTTTACCTTGTTATCCACAAGTAGAAGGTTGAAAGATTTAAATGGTTCCCCATCTTTTGTGTAACCTCTCCATAAATTTAGAACCCTTCCCTGAACGTTCCAATCATACTTTCCCTTTCTTAGATCTTTGAAAGAGTCATTCTTCTTTGTGGCCATAGTAGATATCCTCTAGATGTGCAAGTACATGTTAAGCTTTTGTTACTAATATATAGAGTAACTTGCAATGGTATTCATATTCATTTTGTTgcttaatattaaattattaagAATGCAGTTGTCAATAAATGAAAAAAATTGATTAGATGACCAAGCATTTATTAGTTAACAGAACTTTGTATAGCCATAGCGGACATGTTTTAGTAATTTTCTTCGTATCAATACGCAATAGTAATAAAACAATTTCTGATAATATTTCGTCATACCAAAATACATGGTACGTATTTTACACAAAAAAGGTGTCCATCACACAACATCCTTTATGTCTACAGAAgacatatatattatatttaataatttgacGCCACCTACTGTAAACCAAAAGTAAGTTGTTCTAGGGGAAACTAAGATTTTTTCAATTTAGAACTTCGTTCTACGGGCTCGAATTCGCATTTAACAGCAACTTTAGTCTTTCGCCCTCATGACCTGTTTGTTGATTTTCCAGTGGGAGGACTCATCAAGGCGTTCATGCTTGGATCAGACACCTGGTGTCAAGGTTAAATTAATTATTTCATACATTATTTTCAGTTAAACAAACTGAGTTGTGAACTTTTATATGCTTACACAGATGATGGAAACTTCCCCAATTGGGGGACTTAGCTGTTCAGCAGGGTTATGAGTCCCTAAAATTTCCGGAGGATTGTCAATTTTTTTGGCTTCTGAGCTTCGATAAGTTTTCCTCTGAAGGGCATAACGTTAGGACATATTCTTTATTTGTAAATTTGTTCAGAGCAGGAGGAAATCTTTTTTCATCACCAGCCTAAAAAAAATATGTACTTTGTGAGATGACATACAATTAGATATGCTACAATTTGTAGATTTTGAAGGTGATCAAAAAACCGAAATTTCAATGCAATTACTTGTAACCTGACTAAAATATTCAATCCTCATATAACTGTAAAAAGTAAAATCGTACAGGGGAATAAATGATACATCTAAGAGTAATACGAAATCATACCTCGTGGTTTTCATTTTCAAGTTCATATACATTTTTACCAAGAATTTTTTGAATTTCATCATCCGGAAATATTATAGGTAGAAAACCAGTACCATCTGAACAGACCATGCACAAACTGAACCTTCAAAATGTAGAACTGTTTTAGTACatttattaataagaaatttTACAAATTTGGATTATGATTTGATACCTTAACTTTCGTAAAATTACCTTTTATCAGGACAGGGCAGGTTCCTCTTACATTCATTGCGCCAGTAACGACCATCTACAATGCTAACTTCTTTGTCACATTGGACATGAAAGTTCTCATACCATTTGCATTCATTTTCTATTTTCTTAACAACTACACAACATAAAACCTTCTTCTGCCAAAATAACGGACAtgttgttggattttaatcgcagcgggggcatggcaaaatacttttacacatataaaatcgaaataaaagcatataaatcgtggtaaaaatatagggatcgaatctaacctttaaaataattcggagacaacgatcagagatccttagcagttgctcctcaagtgtgaagcactccaccggtatccaccaagaaaacgatgttaaggaggaggaaggaggtggagagaattgggttttccaaactttttgggtttttggggttctaataaaaatagggtctataatagtatattaataggcaaaattttcagctgaaattttcccataaatattattattattatcccatttattattctcattaataattaaaacaccttttaattattaatcctttttctaaacactttagaaataattctctctcttgatttaatttccaaaaattaaatcctttaattaataatattaagaacttttcttaattaatttataatcaattaaatctcatttaattaattattaaatttgccaattaattattaatttcataaataaataattattagccattattaattaattcctccaccattaaatcattctctttttatggtgtgaccctgtaggttcaatattaagccggtagtagaaataaataataataaaactatttcatcattatttatataaattctctaatttattaaatatgattaattaattaatcatatttattctacatcgtgagggatacttctcagcatatcgcgactatccggataatatgaatttactgcttagaataccaagaacctattcagtgaatagttaccgtacaataaactccttctaccctacaatgtcccgattaaatacaaggcatggatctcgtgtcaagcctatctaatttaatcacttgcttaccatttactatgcgtagttctatgcaaattagaaactcctttctaatttcattcactctggccagagattcctgaactagcataagtggatcagccttgaacatttgcttccttcactggaaggggcagatcctttattgatcatacactatcttcgtgtacaaattcctatacccagtagagccctaatatttgtccctggagactaagaactaaaccaaagcatagttcagtgtacacaagatgactatgatgacctcaagtcaaaggatacttgtacaactatcactatgtgaacaactgctgtCACGTGAgagaactccatcagttgttcagctgggcgagtcatgttcagtgaacttattctataataagcacctacatactagctatagtgtcaccacacaaaagtctatgagaacagacatccttcataatgaatcaagcatagtatgtaccgatctttgcggattattaattaccagttagtaatcctacgaccaggaactatttaagtttagagttatcatcttttaggtctcactattatgatctcatcataatccataaaaagctttactctaaactatggtatatcttatttaaacacttaaatagataaagcccgtaataaaaacaaaataagtcttttattaatatcaatgaaatcaaaacagattacataaaagttattcctaaatcctaatacatgattggacttaggacatattcctttcaatctcccacttgtactaaagccaatcactctggtatctaatacccatctagtctttatgacgatcaaagtaactttcataaagtagctttgtgagtgggtctgctatgttgttatgtgtgtcaactctatttcaatacaacacaagaaatgttatcgcactcccactaacccttttgtagacgcatggttcatctacgtttttgataaaatcaaactctttgattgtctcatcaaaacgaatgttccatctttcgagaagcttgctttaaaccacatatggtttacagcagcttatacactaggttttcatttcccttggaaagtaAACCATCTGGCCaattgccagatttcatagtcgtagtaagcagcaatcgcaagcaaaatccgaactgattataacagggctacaggtaaaaggtttcatcaaagtcaatccattgcctttatttgaatccttttgccacaagcctggccttataggtctccacctggccatctgctctaatcattctttcgtataccgtatacatagattccattccggatttcatggcactatgccatttctctgagtcaatactactcatagccacattataggttacagggtcgtcatcatcaatgatcgacaactcattgtcattctcaatgacaaggccatattacctctcaggttggcgagacactctccctgatctatgaatgggctgttcgacaaaagtttgttcagtcagaacaggtgtttccacttgaaccgtagtagtttgtgcttcttgaacttcatcaagttcaattttgctcccactgtttccttcaaggataaactccttttccaagaaagtagcatgtctggagacaaacacccgatgatcggtgcaaaagtaataccctaaagtctctttaggatatcccacaaaactacattttacggatcgatattccagcttatctgggtcaactttcttgacataagctggacatccccaaatcttaacgtgtttaagactcgatttcctttgttttcatatctcatacgaagtttgaggaacagattttggaaggcaccttatttagtaaatatgttgaggtttccaatgcataaccccataggaatactggaagatttgcatagctcatcatggaccgaactatgtctaacaaattTCGATTTCTTCTTTCAGATACCAAtttggaggagtccactgggagactataccatttactttgagataatctagaaacactccattaaagtattcaccacctcgatctaatcgaagaattataatactatgtttgctttatttctccacttcatacttatactatttgaacttttcaaaggcctcagacttgtgtttcatcaaacacatatctgaatctagatctattatccatgaaagtaatgaagtatgaaaatccacccatggcttgtgtagacattggtccacatacatctgtgtgtaccaatcctagcaaatttgcagtcctctctccatgtctactaaatggagactgcaatgccacaatgaagtgagattttcatcatcccttttcttttattagtttgttcaatctgaagtaaattatgtcacatatatacagaccattatttaaagtaccacgtccataaagaatattatctctaagaatagaacattcattattctcaataataaatgaaaatccatccaagtctaacatggaaataatattcctcacaatcgagggaacgaaataacaattatttaaaacaatagtcttgcccgtaggcatatgtaaatgaaatgattctacatcttcagcagcaactcttgctccattgcccatcagtagaatcacctcctcttcctcaagagtcctacttctccttggtccctgcaacaaattgcagatttgagaaccacaggcggtatctaatacccaagtagaaatttgatttaatgacatattcacttctatcatgaacatacctgaatcagaagcggcagtctcactacccttcttcttcttcaattctgcaaggtaaaccttgcagttcctcttccaatgccccaccttgttacagtgaaagcaaacaattttgctcttggggtcttcagcttttggtggaaccggcgttttctcacctactttcttcttcttggaagagttcctcttccttttcttaggatttgccaattaattattaattaattcctccaccattaaatcattctctttttatggtgtgaccctgtaggttcaatattaagccggtagtagaaataaataataataaaactattttatcattatttatataaattctctaatttattaaatatgattaattaattaatcatatttattctacatcgtgagggatacttctcagcatatcgcgactatccggataatatgaattcactgcttagaataccaagaacctattcagtgaatagttaccgtacaataaactccttctaccctacaatgtcccgattaaatacaaggcatggatctcgtgtcaaacctatctaatttaatcacttgcttaccatttactatgcgtagttctatgcaaattagaaactcctttctaatttcattcactctggccagagattcctgaactagcataagtggatcagccttgaacatttgcttccttcactggaaggggcagatcctttattgatcatacactatcttcgtgtacaaattcctatacccagtaaagccctaataattgtccctggagactaagaactaaaccaaagcatagttcagtgtacacaagatgactatgatgacctcaagtcaaaggatacttgtacaactatcactatgtgaacaactgctgtCACGTGAgagaactccatcagttattcagctgggcgagtcatgttcagtgaacttattctataataagcacctacatactagctatagtgtcaccacacaaatgtctatgagaacagacatccttcataatgaatcaagcatagtatgtaccgatctttgcggattattaattaccagttagtaatcctacgaccaggaactatttaagtttagagttatcatcttttaggtctcactattatgatctcatcataatccataaaaagctttactctaaactatggtatatcttatttaaacacttaaatagataaagcccgtaataaaaacaaaacaagtcttttattaatatcaatgaaatcaaaacagattacataaaagttattcctaaatcctaatacatgattggacttaggacatattcctttcacatgTAGCATCAATGATTTTTTAGATATATCAACGTACCTCTTGGAATATAAGAGACATGTTTTACATGAGAATAGCTCAATTTTTAAATTTATGAACGTACCTCTGCGAAATCTGTTGTGAACTGTTTAATTTGTTTGATTGTATATATTGGAGGATCTTGCTCTTCCTCAACAGTTGCAGCAGATATACTTTACGGCAAAATATAATGTTTCATAATAGTAGGGATTACATGTGTGGAATAATGGATGTTAACTTTTATAGATACTTGCCTATTCAATAAAATTTTAACGGCATAGTGATCGGGCTGAATGTAATATCTGGTTGCCGGATAGTTGGTCAAGTTGATTTCCTGATTAGCTACAAAATGTTTTCCAATTACATAGTTGAAATTAACAAGCAAAATACAAACAAAAAAAAAGTTATATTGAATGTACTAATGCTGTAAAATATGAGTTTTACCTCCGTACTTGTTAACCTTAGCACTACTGAGAATTACAACCACCTTTTTATCCTTTAACTTTTTCATAGCTCTTTCAAAGTTTTGTCCAAAGTCGTTAAACAATGTCACATTAACTTCATAACTATATTTTGAAATTGAACCATGCATGAGTATAATTATGATTTGGTTATAAGTAAACAACAAATTCACTTTTGCAAGTAGTAATAAATTGAAAACTTTTACCTCCCATCAGATAACTTGAACTTAATATGTGACTTTGTTGGATCATCCTTCCCAGGGAAATAGTGTGCAGTAGAGGTTTCTAAAATTCCGATTACATCTAAATTTAacaattataattaaaaattaaaatgttAGTTAGAGGAATTACACAAATATTATTTTataccaaagtttaaactacagGTTTACCAATTAAGAAACACTTAGAAGTGACGAACTTTGGAACATCTTGAAGACTAAAGAGATCAAAGGCGTACTTGGGTATTATTGACATTCCTTCTTCAACTAATTTCAACTAACTTTGGTTGTCAAAATAAATATGTTTCTCGTTCCTAACACAGAGGTTGAGTTCATCCCCTATATATTTGAGTACCTTGAAATTACTGAGTATATATACCTGACCTTCTTTCAGTTCTTGTGCAAAGGAATCACTTAGCTTATCACTAATAAATGCATGTATTCTACAGATCTGCAGCGAAAAACAATTCATTACATTCAGATATGGTTGGAAACAATTAATTACATCCATCAATAAGTAAATCTACAATACCTGCTCGTCAGTAAAGATAATGTTGAAACCCCTAAATTCGTTTGTTGTCCTGTTAATGCCCTTCCAAACTGCCTGTGCCCTGACTCTTACAGAGTAAAGAATTTTCTCTGTAGTAAGATTTAATAAATTTGTTAGATTTCTTCCCCCCATCGGCGA is a genomic window containing:
- the LOC141714929 gene encoding uncharacterized protein LOC141714929, producing MGGRNLTNLLNLTTEKILYSVRVRAQAVWKGINRTTNEFRGFNIIFTDEQICRIHAFISDKLSDSFAQELKEDVIGILETSTAHYFPGKDDPTKSHIKFKLSDGSYEVNVTLFNDFGQNFERAMKKLKDKKVVVILSSAKVNKYGANQEINLTNYPATRYYIQPDHYAVKILLNSISAATVEEEQDPPIYTIKQIKQFTTDFAEKKVLCCVVVKKIENECKWYENFHVQCDKEVSIVDGRYWRNECKRNLPCPDKRFSLCMVCSDGTGFLPIIFPDDEIQKILGKNVYELENENHELYED